The nucleotide window GCGGCCGTCCAATGGTGAATATCCTGCCACTGGACGAGGGTGAGCGTATCACCACCTTCCTGCCGGTACGTGATTACCCGGAAGACCAGTATGTACTGATGGCAACGTCCGCCGGTGTGGTCAAGAAAACGCCACTACCGAACTTCTCCCGCCCACGCAGCAGTGGCCTGATCGCGCTGTCGCTGGACGAAGGTGACACCCTGATCGGCGCAGCCATCACCAAGGGTGATGCAGAAGTCATGCTGTTCTCCACAGCGGGCAAGGCCGTTCGTTTTAATGAAGAAGCGGTACGCCCGATGAGCCGGACCGCCCGTGGTGTGCGTGGTATCAAGATGCCGGGAGGGCATCATGTGGTGTCGCTGATCATTCCCCAGGAAGGCGCCGTGCTGCTGACAGCCAGTGAAAACGGCTACGGCAAGCGCACCACCTTCGACGAGTTCCCGACATACAGCAGGGGCAGTCAGGGCGTCATCGCCATGCAGTGTTCCGAGCGTAACGGTAACCTGGTCACGGCGTTGCAGCTGTTCGAAGGCGACGAAATGATGCTGATCTCGGACAAGGGCACGCTGGTACGTACCCGCACCGACGAAGTATCGGTTCTGAGCCGTAACACCCAGGGTGTTCGCCTGATCAAGCTGAGCCAGGAAGATGAGCGTCTTGTGGGCGTTGAGCGAATCGCTGAAACCGATGCAGAAGACGAGACCGTTGTCGATGGTGAGGCCAGTGTAGATGGTGAGGACGATGACCAGGGCGTATAACTTTTGTGCAGGCCCGGCAACCCTGCCGGAGCCCGTGCTGCAACAGGCGCGGGAAGAAATGCTGGACTGGCGCGGCACCGGTATGTCGGTGATGGAGATGAGCCATCGCGGTGATGAGTTTGTGGAAATCGCCGAAACAGCGGAGAAAGACCTACGGGAATTGGCCGGTGTTTCAGAGGATTACGCCGTACTCTTCATGCAGGGTGGAGCCTCCAGCCAGTTCGCGACCATTCCGCTGAACCTGCTGGGCGACAAGACCTCTGCGGATTACATCAACACCGGCATCTGGTCGAAGAAGGCCATCGCCGAGGCGAGCCGGTATGCACAGGTCAACGTGGCGGCCAGCAGCGAAGCCGATGGGTTTACCAGCGTTCCCGACCAGGACAACTGGAATACCCGTGCGGACGCGGCCTACCTGCACTACACGCCCAACGAAACCATCGGGGGGCTGGAGTTTGATTTCGTACCCGAGAGCGGTTCCGTGCCACTGGTGGCGGACATGTCGTCCACCCTGCTGTCACGCCCGCTGGATGTATCGAAGTTCGGCCTGATCTACGCCGGTGCCCAGAAGAACATTGGCCCGTCCGGCCTGGTGGTGCTTATGGTCCGCAAGGATCTGCTGGGAAAGGCCCTCAAAGTCACGCCGACGATGATGAACTACCAGGTGATCGCGGATAACGACTCCATGTACAACACGCCGGCGACCTATTCCTGGTACCTGGCCGGCCTGGTGTTCAAGTGGCTGAAAGGGCAGGGCGGCGTTACGGCCATGGGCGAGGTCAACCGTCGCAAGGCCAGTAAGCTCTATGGCTTTATCGACGAGAATGATTTCTACGCCAACCCGATCTCACCGCGCTTTCGCTCCTGGATGAACATACCTTTCACCCTGGCGGATGAGGCGCTAAATGATGCCTTCCTTAAAGGTGCGAACGAGCGTGGCCTGCTGAACCTCAAGGGCCATCGCTCCGTTGGTGGGATGCGGGCCAGCATCTACAACGCGATGCCTGAAGCCGGTGTTGATGCGTTGATTGACTATATGACCGTGTTTGCAAAGGAGCGGGGCTGATCATGAGCAGTGATGAGCAGGCCCGTCTGGGGCAGTTAAGGGACGAGATTGACCGGGTCGACCGGGAAATCATGGACCTGATCAGCAAGCGGGCTGAATGTGCCCAGGAAGTGGCGCGGGTCAAGATGGAAGCCCATCCGGGGGAGGATGTGTTCTTCTACCGCCCGGAGCGGGAAGCCCAGGTGTTGCGGCGTATCAAGGAGAGCAATCCCGGCCCCCTGTCCGGTGAAGAGATGGCGCGGTTGTTCCGGGAAATCATGTCCGCCTGCCTGGCGCTGGAAAAGCCCATGCACATCGCTTTCCTGGGGCCGTTGGGTACCTTTACCCAGGCGGCGGCGCTCAAGCATTTTGGTCACTCCGTGGTCAGCGTTCCACTTCCGGCCATTGATGCGGTTTTCCGTGAAGTGGAATCCGGCGCTGCTCACTACGGCGTGGTACCTGTGGAAAACTCCACCGAGGGTATGATCAATCATACCCTGGACATGTTCATGTCCTCGCCGCTGAAAATCTGTGGTGAGGTTCAGTTGCGGATCCATCATCACCTGATGGTGTCGCCAAAGCACAAGGATGAGGAAATCATCCGCATCTATTCCCACCAGCAGTCGTTTGCCCAGTGTCGGCAATGGCTGGATACCCATCGTTATGGCATTGAGCGGGTCACCGTCAGCAGTAATGCAGAGGCGGCAAGGCGTGCAGCGGAGGAGCCGGGTACGGCCGCCATCGCCGGTGATATGGCGGCGGAGCTCTATGGCCTGGAAGTGCTGGCCACCAGCATTGAAGACCGGCCGGACAACACCACGCGCTTCCTGATCATCGGGCGTGAGGAAGTGCCGGCCAGCGGCAATGACAAATCTTCTATCCTGGTCTCCATGCGCAACAAGCCCGGGGCGCTGTACCAGTTGCTGGAGCCTTTCCACAAGCATGGCCTGAGCCTGACCCGAATCGAGACCCGGCCGTCTCCCAGCGGCACCTGGGCTTACGTGTTCTATATTGATTTTGAAGGCCATGTTGAGGATGAACAGGTCAGCAGGGTGCTCTCCGAGATTGATGAAGAGGCGGTGGAGCTGAAGCGCCTTGGTTCCTACCCCATCGGGGTTCTGTAACGAAATACGAATTGCTGAGGAAGGGTTCAATGTCGATTGATTACCAAAGCCTGGCGGTCAAAGGTGTGCAGGCGTTATCCCCCTACCAGCCGGGCAAGCCCATTGATGAGCTGTCCCGGGAACTGGGTCTCAACCCGGACAGCATCATCAAGCTGGCCAGCAACGAGAACCCGCTTGGGCCCAGTTCCAAAGCGCTGGCGGCGGTCAGGGACGTGCTGGATGAGCTTTGTCGTTACCCGGATGGCAATGGTTTCGATCTCAAGCAGGCGTTGGCTGCACGCTATGGTGTCAAGCCGTCCCAGATTACCCTGGGCAACGGTTCCAATGATGTCCTGGAAGTGATTGCCCGGTGCTTTGCCGACCCGACGTCGGAAGTGGTGTTTTCCCAGTATGCCTTTGCCGTTTATCCGCTGGTCACCCAGGCGATCGGTGCCACTGGCGTGTCGGTTCCTGCCAAGGATTACGGTCATGATCTGGAGGCCATGGCTGGCGCCGTTACCGAGCGTACGAAACTGGTGTTCGTCGCCAACCCGAACAACCCCACGGGTACGGTTCATGGCGCAGAGGCCATCAAGGCATTTCTTGACCGTATCCCGGCACGGGTGCTGGTTGTTCTGGACGAAGCTTACTGCGAGTACCTCCAGGGCGACGGTTATGTGGACGGCCTGTCGCTGCTGGAGCGTTACCCCAATCTGATCGTCACCCGTACCTTCTCCAAGGCCTGGGGGCTGGCATCATTGCGGGCAGGTTACAGCATTAGCTCTCCTGAAATTGCGAATATTCTCAACAGGGTACGGCAGCCTTTTAATGTCGATACTCTGGCGTTGGCCGCTGCTACCGCTGTGTTGAGTGATGAGCAATACCTGCAGCGCTCCCGTGAGGTGAATGCCCAGGGCATGAAGCAGCTTGAGACCGCTTTCAATGAACTGGGGCTGGACTATATCCCTTCTGCCGGTAATTTCATTGCGGTGGATGTAGGCGAGCAGGCAGCCGAAATCAACCAGTTATTGCTTGAGCAGGGCGTGATTGTCAGGCCGATTGCCGGCTACGGCATGCCCGGGCACCTGCGGGTTTCCATCGGCCTGCCCGAGGAGAATGATCGCTTTATTGAATCCCTCGCCCGCGCCCTGGACACTCTGGCAGCCGCCGAACCCGGCAAGGGAGCGTAAGGTGTCTGACGTCCAGCCACTGTTTCAGCGCGTTGCCGTTATTGGTCTGGGCCTGATCGGTGGGTCACTGGCCAGGGCCATCCGTGACAACGGCCTCGCCGTAACGGTTGTTGGTGCCGACAAGCGCGGGGAAGAGTTGGCGCTGGGCAGGGAGCTGGGCATTATTGATGAGGCCGCGGGTTCCATCGCCGAGGCGGTGACCGGTAGCGATCTGGTCGTTCTGGCGGTGCCTGTGAAAGCAACACGAACCGTGTTGGAAGAAATCCGGCCCCATCTGGGTGATGCCACGGTGCTTACCGATGTTGGCAGCACCAAGACCAGTTTCGTGAATGACGTTCGTGAGGTGTTTGGCGAACTGCCCGCCAAGGTCATCCCGGGCCACCCCATTGCCGGATCCGAAAAGAGCGGTATCCGGGCGGCCGACCCTGGATTGTTTGCCAATCACAAGGTAATCCTGACCCCGGCGGACAATGTCAGTACGCCGGACCTGGAGAAGCTTAAGGCCCTCTGGGAAGGTTGCGGCGCCACGGTGCTGACCATGTCCGTGGCCTATCATGACGAAGTGCTGGCAGCCACAAGCCACCTTCCGCACCTGATTGCTTTTTCGCTGGTGGACACCCTGGCGGGCGAAGACGAGAATCTGGATATATTCCGATACGCGGCAGGCGGTTTCAGGGACTTCACCCGAATCGCGGCCAGTGATCCGGTGATGTGGCACGATATTTTTCTCTCCAACCGTGATGCGGTGCTGAGGGTGATTGATCATTTCACCCATGACCTCGACCAGCTCCGGACCGCTATTGCCGATCAGGACAGTGCAACCCTGTTACGGGTTTTCAGTCGTGCCAAAGCGGCGCGGGAACATTTTTCAAAAATGCTTTCAGGAAAGGCTTACGTGACAAATAACAGTCAGAAGCAGGTAACGTTCCGTCTTCAACCCGGTGGCCGGATTTCCGGAGAAATCCGTGTGCCTGGCGACAAATCCGTTTCCCATCGGTCCATCATGCTGGGCGCCCTTGCCGACGGTATCACCGAAGTGAAAGGTTTCCTGGAAGGGGAGGATAGCCTGGCCACCCTTCAGGCCTTCCGCGATATGGGCGTAACCATTGAAGGACCGGAGGACGGTTTTGTCCGCATCCATGGTGTCGGTATCAATGGTCTTCAGGCACCGCGCGGCCCTCTCTATCTGGGCAATTCCGGTACCGCCATGCGTCTGTTTTCGGGTTTGCTGGCGGCGCAGCCGTTTGATTCCGAGCTGACGGGCGACGAGAGCCTTTCCAAGCGCCCCATGGGGCGTGTAGCAGACCCACTGCGGGCCATGGGCGCAGTGATCGATACCGCCGAGGGCGGCCGGCCGCCGCTGAAGATCCGGGGCGGCCACGCTCTGACGGGAATTCATTATGAAATGCCGGTGGCCAGTGCTCAGGTCAAGTCCTGCCTGTTGCTCGCCGGGCTCTATGCCGAAGGGGTTACCTCGGTGACTGAGCCGGCGCCAACCCGGGATCATACCGAGCGCATGCTGGAAGGCTTCGGCTATCACGTCCACCGCGACATGGCCACAGCCAGCGTTACCGGGGGTGGGCGTCTGACTGCCACCGCAATTGACGTGCCGGCGGATATTTCCTCGGCTGCGTTTTTCCTGGTAGCGGCCAGTATTGCACCGGATTCCGACCTGACTATCCGCCACGTTGGAATGAACCCGACCCGGGTCGGCGTGATCAATATCCTGCGCATGATGGGGGCCAATATTGAAGTGCTTGAGGAGCGGGTGATTGGTGGCGAGCCGGTTGCAGACCTGCGTGTTCGTTCTGCCGATCTCAAGGGTATCGACATTCCCGAAGACCAGGTGCCCCTGGCCATCGACGAATTCCCGGTGCTGTTTATCGCCGCCGTATGCGCGGAGGGCAGAACCGTCCTGCGTGGGGCCGAGGAGCTCCGCGTCAAGGAGAGCGACCGCATCCAGGTGATGGCCGATGGCCTGACCGCTCTGGGTGTGGAAACCACGGTCACACCGGATGGCATTATTATCGACGGCGGCCAGACCATGGGTGGCGGGACGATCAACAGTCATGGCGACCACCGTATTGCCATGGCGTTTTCGGTGGCCTCCCTGCGAGCCAGCGGAAACATCGAAGTCACCGATTGCGCCAACGTGGCGACGTCTTTCCCGGACTTTGTCGGGCTGGCGAAGCGCACCGGGATCAATATCTCGGCCGAAGGAGCTGAATAATGGTTGAAGGCAAGGCACCCGTGATCACTGTGGATGGCCCGGGCGGTTCCGGCAAGGGTACTATCACCCAGATGCTGGCCCGCAAACTGGGCTGGCATCTGCTCGATAGCGGCGCGCTTTACCGTCTTACCGCACTGGCCGCCGAGCGCCAGGGTGTTTCGCTGGATGATGAGCCCGCATTGGTGGAGCTTGCCGCTAACCTGGATGTGGCCTTTGAGCCGACACCCCCGGGCGAGCCGGCAAAGGTATTGATGGGCGGCACCGATGTGACCGCAGATATACGTACGGAAACCTGTGGCGACAACGCCTCGAAGGTCGCGGTAATGCAGCCCGTTCGCGATGCACTGCTTCAGCGCCAGCGTGATTTCCGCAAGCCTCCGGGGCTGGTGGCAGACGGTCGCGATATGGGCACGGTGGTGTTTCCGGAGGCGCCGGTGAAGATCTTTTTGACCGCCAGCGCTGAAGAGCGTGCGCAAAGACGTTACAGCCAGTTGAAGGACGCAGGGGTCGATGTTAATATTGACGCCCTTTTAGAGGAGATACGGGTGCGCGATGAGCGGGACATGAACCGCGCCGCCGCCCCGCTCAAGCCTGCGGATGATGCGCAAGTCATTGATTCGACAGGTTTGAGTATAGAAGAGGTGCTAGTCAGGGTTATGGCCGCAGCAGGTCAGGCCTGACTACACCTTTTTGTCGTTGAAATTCCGGGTTCGGCGTTATCGGCCAGCCACTGGCTGAATCCGGATTGAAACTAACAGACCGTGTTGCTGGTAGCACGGAGTAAACTTGCGTTGATCACATAGGACACATAATGAGCGAGAGCTTTGCGGATCTTTTTGAAGAAAGCCTAAAAGAAATTGACATGCAACCGGGGTCCATTGTTCAGGGAACCGTAGTTGATGTTGATAACGACTGGGTCACCGTTAACGCCGGACTGAAGTCCGAAGGCGTTATCCCCGCCTCCCAGTTCCTCAATGAAAAAGGCGAGTTGGAAGTTGCTATTGGCGACGTTGTTGACGTAGCTCTCGACGCTGTTGAAGACGGCTTCGGCGAAACCCGTCTGTCCCGTGAGAAAGCCAAGCGCGCAGAAGCCTGGAAGGTACTCGAGAAGTCCTTCGAAGCCGAGGAAGTGGTTAAGGGTATTATCAATGGCAAGGTCAAAGGCGGTTTTACTGTCGATCTGGCCGGTATCCGTGCCTTCCTGCCGGGTTCTCTGGTAGACGTTCGTCCGGTTCGCGACACCGCGCACCTGGAGAACAAGGAACTCGAATTCAAGGTTATCAAGCTCGACCAGAAGCGTAACAACGTGGTTGTTTCCCGCCGCGCCGTTCTGGAAGCTGAAAACAGCGCCGAGCGTGAAGCTCTGCTCGAAACCCTGACCGAAGGGATGGAAATCAAAGGTATCGTCAAGAACCTGACCGACTACGGCGCGTTCGTGGATCTGGGTGGTGTTGACGGCCTGCTGCACATTACCGATATGGCCTGGAAGCGCATCAAGCATCCAAGCGAAATCGTCAATGTGGGCGATGAGATCAGCGTCAAGGTCCTGAAGTTTGATCGCGAGCGTAACCGCGTATCACTGGGCCTGAAGCAGCTGGGTGAAGATCCCTGGGTTGATATCAAGGGTCGTTATCCGGAAGGCACCAAGGTTACTGCACGTGTAACCAACCTGACTGACTACGGCTGCTTTGCCGAGCTGGAAGAAGGTGTTGAAGGTCTGGTTCACGTTTCCGAAATGGATTGGACCAACAAGAACATCCATCCGTCCAAGGTCGTTCAGGTTGGCGACGAAGTGGGTGTGATGATTCTGGATATCGACGAAGAGCGTCGTCGTATCTCCCTGGGTATCAAGCAGTGTGTTGCCAACCCCTGGGAAGATTTCTCCAGCAGGTTCAACAAGGGCGACCGTATCTCCGGCAAGATCAAGTCAATCACTGACTTCGGTATCTTCATCGGACTGGACGGTGGCATCGATGGTCTGGTTCACCTGTCAGACATCAGCTGGAACGAGACTGGCGAAGAAGCCGTTCGTGAATACAAGAAGGGCGACGAGGTTGAAACCGTTATCCTGTCTGTTGATCCCGAGCGTGAGCGTATCTCCCTGGGTATCAAGCAGCTGGAAAGCGATCCGTTCGCCGAGTTTGTACAGCTGAACGACAAGGGCTCCATTGTTAAGGGCACGGTATCTGCTGTAGACGCCAAAGCAGCGACCATCACCCTGAACGAAGAAGTTGAAGCTGTTCTGAAAGCCTCTGAAATCAGCCGCGACCGTGTTGAAGACGCACGCAACGCGCTGAACGAAGGCGACGAAGTAGAAGCGAAGATCATCAGCATCGACCGTAAGAACCGCGTCATCAACCTGTCTGTGAAGTCGAAGGATGTTGAAGACGACAAGCAGGCTCTGGAAGGTGTGCGTGCGAAGACGGCTGAATCTTCCTCTGGTGCGACCACCATCGGTGATCTCATCAAGGAACAGATGCAGCAGCAAAACGCCAACAAGGAATAACAATTCCGGTTGGTATGAAAAAAAACGGGCCTAAGAGCCCGTTTTTTTTGTGTTTTTTTCTGGTTTGGCTAAACTAGAGGCAAGGAGCTGGTAACCGGCTATCCGATAATAATTTGAAGAGGGATGAGCCCCATGACGAAATCTGAACTGGTAGAGCTGATTGCGTCCAAACAGACGCAGCTTTCAGTGAAGGATGTGGAACTGGCTGTGAAAACCATCATAGAACATATGTCCCAGTCACTGGCCGATGGCCAGCGTATTGAAATCCGTGGTTTCGGCAGTTTTTCACTGCACCATCGGGCGGCCAGAACCGGGCGAAATCCCAAAACCGGCGAAGCTGTACAGTTACCGGCTAAATTTGTTCCGCACTTCAAGCCTGGCAAGGAGTTGCGGGAACAGGTCAATGATAGCCTTAAAAAGGGTTTCTGATTACCCTTACAGGGAAAGTACTTTAACCAGGTCCTGATTCAGACCATCAGGTCCGCTTGGAGCGTTGCGACTATGGCCGGATTACAGAAGGTTCTGCTCATTCTGCTGGTGTTGTTACTGGTTCTGGTGGCGCTTGTATTCTCCCTTAATAATCAGATGGCTGTGTCCCTCAACTTTCTGCTTTTCGAGACCCAGCCTCACGGTGTTGCGGTCTGGATTATTATGTCCTTTGTGATCGGCGCTTTGATCGGAGTTCTGATTACCATGCTTGCTACCGTTCGCACATCGGTTTCCCGCCGTAACCTCGAAAAACGACTTGCTCGCACCGAGCAGGCATTGGAGAAATCCAGGGCCCAGAACGACCGGACGATTTGATGGATATAGTGCTTCAGTGGCTGCTGTTGACGGTTGCGGTGGCTGCAGGTTGGTTTGTCGGGCGCATGGGCAACACCAGGGAGCGCTCCAAAACGCCCATCTCGGACGAAGAATCGGTCAAGGACCGCCTGCAATTCCTGTTCACCAACTATTCCGATCAGGCGGTAGAGAACTTCGTCCAGTCCCTGGCCGTCAACAAGGAAACGGTTGGTCTGCACCTGTCTATTGGTGCCCATTTCCGCCATAAGGGCGAGACTGATCGCGCTATCCTGATTCACCAGAACCTGCTGGCCCGCCCGGAACTTCCGCCACGTTACTCCCAGCAGGTGACCTACGAACTCGCCATCGATTATCTCAATGCAGGTTTGCTGGACCGGGCCGAAGCGCTGCTCCATCAGCTGATGGGAGACAGGGAATATGGCCGCAAGGCGTCACTGCAGCTGATTGAGCTGTACCAGCAGGAGAAAGAGTGGGGCAAGGCCGGCCAGGTCGCCCGAACTCTGACAACGGGCGACCATGATGCTGGTATGTACAAGATGCTGGCCTACATCACCTGCGAGTTGGCGGAAAACGCCCTCAAGCAGGATGATCGCTGGATGGCCCAGAAGCTGGCGAAGGAGGCACTGGAATACGACGGGTCCTGTGTGCGGGCCACCTTTATTATGATGAAGCTCCTTGTGCGCCAGGGTAACTACCGGGATGCGGCCAATCAGAGCCTTAAAGTCTTCGATCAGAATCCCGAGTTCAGCTCTGAGGCTGTTGACCGTCTAATGAAGCTTGAGCGGGAGCATGGTGACGTAGGGCGCCTGGTCAGGAAGCTCGGGAAATTCTATGAATCCTGGCCGAGCACCAGCCTGTTGCTGGCGCTGGTGGAGTCGGTTGAGCGCACCTCGGGCCGAATGGCGGCCATTGAATTACTGCGCCGTGAACTGGAAGTGCGCCCCAGCGTGCGGGGGCTGCTGCGCCTGGTAGAGCTCGCGGGCTACGAAAAAGGCATGACCACGGACGAAGGCCGTCTGGTGAGCCGCATTGGCCACCTGATACTGGCCAATCGCCCCATTTACCGATGCGCCAACTGCGGTTTTTCCGGCCAGCAACTGCACTGGCTATGCCCCAGCTGCAA belongs to Marinobacter sp. SS13-12 and includes:
- the serC gene encoding 3-phosphoserine/phosphohydroxythreonine transaminase — encoded protein: MTRAYNFCAGPATLPEPVLQQAREEMLDWRGTGMSVMEMSHRGDEFVEIAETAEKDLRELAGVSEDYAVLFMQGGASSQFATIPLNLLGDKTSADYINTGIWSKKAIAEASRYAQVNVAASSEADGFTSVPDQDNWNTRADAAYLHYTPNETIGGLEFDFVPESGSVPLVADMSSTLLSRPLDVSKFGLIYAGAQKNIGPSGLVVLMVRKDLLGKALKVTPTMMNYQVIADNDSMYNTPATYSWYLAGLVFKWLKGQGGVTAMGEVNRRKASKLYGFIDENDFYANPISPRFRSWMNIPFTLADEALNDAFLKGANERGLLNLKGHRSVGGMRASIYNAMPEAGVDALIDYMTVFAKERG
- the pheA gene encoding prephenate dehydratase, with protein sequence MSSDEQARLGQLRDEIDRVDREIMDLISKRAECAQEVARVKMEAHPGEDVFFYRPEREAQVLRRIKESNPGPLSGEEMARLFREIMSACLALEKPMHIAFLGPLGTFTQAAALKHFGHSVVSVPLPAIDAVFREVESGAAHYGVVPVENSTEGMINHTLDMFMSSPLKICGEVQLRIHHHLMVSPKHKDEEIIRIYSHQQSFAQCRQWLDTHRYGIERVTVSSNAEAARRAAEEPGTAAIAGDMAAELYGLEVLATSIEDRPDNTTRFLIIGREEVPASGNDKSSILVSMRNKPGALYQLLEPFHKHGLSLTRIETRPSPSGTWAYVFYIDFEGHVEDEQVSRVLSEIDEEAVELKRLGSYPIGVL
- the hisC gene encoding histidinol-phosphate transaminase; its protein translation is MSIDYQSLAVKGVQALSPYQPGKPIDELSRELGLNPDSIIKLASNENPLGPSSKALAAVRDVLDELCRYPDGNGFDLKQALAARYGVKPSQITLGNGSNDVLEVIARCFADPTSEVVFSQYAFAVYPLVTQAIGATGVSVPAKDYGHDLEAMAGAVTERTKLVFVANPNNPTGTVHGAEAIKAFLDRIPARVLVVLDEAYCEYLQGDGYVDGLSLLERYPNLIVTRTFSKAWGLASLRAGYSISSPEIANILNRVRQPFNVDTLALAAATAVLSDEQYLQRSREVNAQGMKQLETAFNELGLDYIPSAGNFIAVDVGEQAAEINQLLLEQGVIVRPIAGYGMPGHLRVSIGLPEENDRFIESLARALDTLAAAEPGKGA
- a CDS encoding bifunctional prephenate dehydrogenase/3-phosphoshikimate 1-carboxyvinyltransferase, producing MSDVQPLFQRVAVIGLGLIGGSLARAIRDNGLAVTVVGADKRGEELALGRELGIIDEAAGSIAEAVTGSDLVVLAVPVKATRTVLEEIRPHLGDATVLTDVGSTKTSFVNDVREVFGELPAKVIPGHPIAGSEKSGIRAADPGLFANHKVILTPADNVSTPDLEKLKALWEGCGATVLTMSVAYHDEVLAATSHLPHLIAFSLVDTLAGEDENLDIFRYAAGGFRDFTRIAASDPVMWHDIFLSNRDAVLRVIDHFTHDLDQLRTAIADQDSATLLRVFSRAKAAREHFSKMLSGKAYVTNNSQKQVTFRLQPGGRISGEIRVPGDKSVSHRSIMLGALADGITEVKGFLEGEDSLATLQAFRDMGVTIEGPEDGFVRIHGVGINGLQAPRGPLYLGNSGTAMRLFSGLLAAQPFDSELTGDESLSKRPMGRVADPLRAMGAVIDTAEGGRPPLKIRGGHALTGIHYEMPVASAQVKSCLLLAGLYAEGVTSVTEPAPTRDHTERMLEGFGYHVHRDMATASVTGGGRLTATAIDVPADISSAAFFLVAASIAPDSDLTIRHVGMNPTRVGVINILRMMGANIEVLEERVIGGEPVADLRVRSADLKGIDIPEDQVPLAIDEFPVLFIAAVCAEGRTVLRGAEELRVKESDRIQVMADGLTALGVETTVTPDGIIIDGGQTMGGGTINSHGDHRIAMAFSVASLRASGNIEVTDCANVATSFPDFVGLAKRTGINISAEGAE
- the cmk gene encoding (d)CMP kinase, translating into MVEGKAPVITVDGPGGSGKGTITQMLARKLGWHLLDSGALYRLTALAAERQGVSLDDEPALVELAANLDVAFEPTPPGEPAKVLMGGTDVTADIRTETCGDNASKVAVMQPVRDALLQRQRDFRKPPGLVADGRDMGTVVFPEAPVKIFLTASAEERAQRRYSQLKDAGVDVNIDALLEEIRVRDERDMNRAAAPLKPADDAQVIDSTGLSIEEVLVRVMAAAGQA
- the rpsA gene encoding 30S ribosomal protein S1, with product MSESFADLFEESLKEIDMQPGSIVQGTVVDVDNDWVTVNAGLKSEGVIPASQFLNEKGELEVAIGDVVDVALDAVEDGFGETRLSREKAKRAEAWKVLEKSFEAEEVVKGIINGKVKGGFTVDLAGIRAFLPGSLVDVRPVRDTAHLENKELEFKVIKLDQKRNNVVVSRRAVLEAENSAEREALLETLTEGMEIKGIVKNLTDYGAFVDLGGVDGLLHITDMAWKRIKHPSEIVNVGDEISVKVLKFDRERNRVSLGLKQLGEDPWVDIKGRYPEGTKVTARVTNLTDYGCFAELEEGVEGLVHVSEMDWTNKNIHPSKVVQVGDEVGVMILDIDEERRRISLGIKQCVANPWEDFSSRFNKGDRISGKIKSITDFGIFIGLDGGIDGLVHLSDISWNETGEEAVREYKKGDEVETVILSVDPERERISLGIKQLESDPFAEFVQLNDKGSIVKGTVSAVDAKAATITLNEEVEAVLKASEISRDRVEDARNALNEGDEVEAKIISIDRKNRVINLSVKSKDVEDDKQALEGVRAKTAESSSGATTIGDLIKEQMQQQNANKE
- a CDS encoding integration host factor subunit beta gives rise to the protein MTKSELVELIASKQTQLSVKDVELAVKTIIEHMSQSLADGQRIEIRGFGSFSLHHRAARTGRNPKTGEAVQLPAKFVPHFKPGKELREQVNDSLKKGF
- a CDS encoding LapA family protein, which gives rise to MAGLQKVLLILLVLLLVLVALVFSLNNQMAVSLNFLLFETQPHGVAVWIIMSFVIGALIGVLITMLATVRTSVSRRNLEKRLARTEQALEKSRAQNDRTI
- the lapB gene encoding lipopolysaccharide assembly protein LapB, producing MDIVLQWLLLTVAVAAGWFVGRMGNTRERSKTPISDEESVKDRLQFLFTNYSDQAVENFVQSLAVNKETVGLHLSIGAHFRHKGETDRAILIHQNLLARPELPPRYSQQVTYELAIDYLNAGLLDRAEALLHQLMGDREYGRKASLQLIELYQQEKEWGKAGQVARTLTTGDHDAGMYKMLAYITCELAENALKQDDRWMAQKLAKEALEYDGSCVRATFIMMKLLVRQGNYRDAANQSLKVFDQNPEFSSEAVDRLMKLEREHGDVGRLVRKLGKFYESWPSTSLLLALVESVERTSGRMAAIELLRRELEVRPSVRGLLRLVELAGYEKGMTTDEGRLVSRIGHLILANRPIYRCANCGFSGQQLHWLCPSCKQWETVRPIQGVEAE